One genomic window of Misgurnus anguillicaudatus chromosome 12, ASM2758022v2, whole genome shotgun sequence includes the following:
- the ucp3 gene encoding mitochondrial uncoupling protein 3 — protein MVGFKPTDLPPTAAVKFFGAGTAACFADLITFPLDTAKVRLQIQGESKAALGSEVAKYRGVFGTITTMVRTEGARSLYNGLVAGLQRQMSFASVRIGLYDSMKQFYTRGSENASIVTRLMAGCTTGAMAVAFAQPTDVVKVRFQAQVRQADGVKRYNGTMDAYRTIARDEGVRGLWKGCMPNITRNAIVNCSELVTYDIIKELILNYNLMTDNLPCHFTAAFGAGFCTTIVASPVDVVKTRFMNSSAGQYRSALNCALIMITKEGPAAFYKGFVPSFLRLGSWNIVMFVSYEQIKRSLTKMQHSWESPF, from the exons ATGGTTGGCTTCAAACCCACCGACCTGCCACCAACCGCCGCTGTCAAGTTTTTTGGAGCTGGTACGGCAGCATGCTTTGCTGACCTGATAACATTTCCTCTGGACACAGCAAAAGTGAGGCTTCAG ATCCAGGGAGAGTCGAAAGCCGCGTTAGGATCAGAAGTGGCAAAATACCGTGGCGTGTTTGGCACCATAACCACTATGGTGCGTACAGAGGGCGCAAGAAGCCTGTACAATGGGCTGGTCGCTGGACTGCAGCGACAGATGAGCTTTGCATCTGTTCGCATTGGGCTTTACGACTCAATGAAGCAGTTTTACACCAGAGGATCTGAAA ATGCAAGCATTGTAACTCGCTTGATGGCTGGCTGTACCACTGGGGCAATGGCTGTAGCTTTTGCACAACCTACAGACGTTGTAAAAGTGCGTTTCCAAGCTCAAGTACGCCAGGCGGACGGCGTAAAAAGATACAATGGCACGATGGATGCGTACCGGACTATTGCCCGCGATGAAGGTGTTCGTGGGCTTTGGAAGG ggtGCATGCCAAACATCACAAGGAATGCAATCGTGAACTGCTCAGAGCTGGTGACTTATGACATCATCAAAGAGCTCATACTGAATTACAATCTTATGACAG ATAACCTACCCTGCCACTTTACTGCTGCGTTTGGTGCCGGTTTCTGTACCACGATTGTGGCGTCTCCGGTAGATGTGGTGAAAACTCGTTTTATGAACTCGAGTGCAGGCCAGTACCGCAGTGCACTTAACTGTGCGCTTATTATGATCACCAAAGAGGGACCAGCAGCTTTTTATAAGGG CTTCGTGCCATCCTTCCTTCGACTCGGATCTTGGAACATTGTGATGTTTGTGTCGTATGAACAAATCAAGAGATCTCTGACGAAAATGCAGCACTCATGGGAATCACCGTTCTGA
- the ucp2 gene encoding dicarboxylate carrier UCP2: MVGFRAGDVPPTATVKFVGAGMAACIADLVTFPLDTAKVRLQIQGEAKGPANPGHGPMKYRGVFGTISTMVRVEGPRSLYNGLVAGLQRQMSFASVRIGLYDSVKQFYTKGSEHVGIGSRLLAGCTTGAMAVAMAQPTDVVKVRFQAQNSSGASKRYQGTMDAYRTIAKQEGFRGLWKGTGPNITRNAIVNCTELVTYDLIKDALLKSSLMTDDLPCHFTSAFGAGFCTTVIASPVDVVKTRYMNSAQGQYSSALNCAVAMLTKEGPKAFYKGFMPSFLRLGSWNVVMFVTYEQLKRALMAARHN; this comes from the exons ATGGTTGGATTCAGAGCTGGTGATGTGCCCCCTACAGCCACCGTCAAGTTTGTCGGTGCAGGAATGGCAGCCTGCATCGCAGATCTGGTCACATTTCCACTAGACACAGCAAAAGTTAGGCTTCAG aTTCAGGGTGAAGCCAAAGGTCCTGCCAACCCAGGGCATGGTCCGATGAAATACCGAGGAGTGTTCGGCACGATCAGCACCATGGTTCGTGTTGAGGGGCCGCGCAGCCTCTACAACGGGCTGGTTGCAGGACTGCAGCGTCAGATGAGCTTTGCGTCTGTACGCATTGGCCTCTATGATTCTGTCAAGCAGTTCTACACCAAAGGTTCCGAAC ATGTAGGGATTGGCAGTCGGCTGCTGGCAGGTTGTACCACTGGAGCAATGGCAGTTGCTATGGCGCAACCGACCGATGTGGTAAAGGTCCGATTTCAGGCCCAGAACAGCTCAGGGGCCAGTAAACGTTACCAAGGCACTATGGATGCATATCGGACCATTGCGAAGCAAGAGGGATTTCGTGGTCTGTGGAAAG GAACTGGACCAAACATCACCCGAAATGCCATTGTAAACTGCACGGAGCTGGTGACCTATGACCTCATCAAAGACGCACTGCTAAAGTCATCACTGATGACTG atgATCTTCCCTGCCATTTCACATCCGCTTTTGGAGCTGGTTTCTGCACCACTGTTATCGCCTCCCCTGTTGATGTTGTGAAGACAAGATACATGAACTCCGCCCAAGGCCAGTACAGCAGCGCCCTCAACTGTGCTGTAGCCATGTTGACTAAAGAAGGACCAAAGGCTTTTTACAAGGG ATTCATGCCATCATTTCTGCGGCTGGGCTCCTGGAATGTGGTTATGTTTGTCACCTATGAGCAGCTGAAACGTGCCCTGATGGCAGCTCGCCATAACTAG
- the dnajb13 gene encoding dnaJ homolog subfamily B member 13 has translation MGKDYYAVLEINHNATDFDIKKAYRRLALKHHPQSNSHARAPELFTLLAEAFDVLSDPRKKATYDKFGEEGLKGGIPSVLGVNGAWTSGYVYHGNADETFRQFFGGDNPFADFYTADGNEVNTGFSSLRGQKEKIQDPPIERDLHLALEDLYYGCTKKIKISRRVMNEDGHTSCIRDKILTFNVKPGWNEGTRITFPKEGDQGPNNIPADIVFVIRQKRHPHFVRQNDDLYYTEHISLEKALTGFSVEVETLDGRLLNIPVNDIVHPEYTKVVSGEGMPLANSPSRRGDLIIRFITHFPDKLSSEKKLLLKQALSKSIMTA, from the exons ATGGGTAAAGACTATTACGCTGTTTTGGAAATAAATCACAATGCCACTGATTTCGACATTAAGAAGGC GTACCGGCGGCTCGCGCTGAAGCACCACCCGCAAAGCAACAGCCACGCGCGCGCGCCCGAGCTCTTCACTCTGCTCGCGGAGGCTTTTGATGTGCTGAGCGACC CGCGCAAGAAGGCCACTTACGACAAGTTTGGGGAAGAGGGTTTAAAAGGAGGCATACCATCTGTGTTGGGTGTCAATGGTGCCTGGACATCAGGATATGTCTACCATGGAAATGCAGATGAAACATTCAGACAGTTTTTTGGTGGAGATAACCCCTTTGCAG ATTTCTACACTGCAGACGGCAATGAGGTAAACACAGGTTTCAGCAGCCTGCGTGGACAAAAGGAAAAAATACAGGATCCACCAATAGAGAGAGACCTTCACTTAGCTTTGGAGGACCTTTACTATGGATGcactaaaaaaattaagatatcCCGTCGG gTGATGAATGAAGATGGACACACATCCTGCATCAGGGACAAAATATTAACCTTCAACGTTAAACCAGGATGGAATGAAGGGACACGCATCACATTTCCTAAAGAAGGGGACCAG GGACCAAACAATATTCCAGCAGATATTGTTTTTGTCATACGACAAAAGCGTCACCCACATTTTGTCCGTCAGAACGATGACTTGTACTACACAGAACATATCTCTCTCGAGAAG GCTTTGACTGGGTTCTCAGTGGAAGTTGAGACACTAGATGGCAGGCTTCTCAACATACCAGTTAATGACATTGTGCA CCCAGAGTACACCAAAGTTGTGTCCGGGGAGGGAATGCCCCTTGCCAACAGCCCATCCAGAAGAGGAGACCTGATCATTCGCTTTATTACACATTTCCCAGACAAGCTCTCATCTGAGAAGAAGCTGCTTCTAAAACAAGCGCTCTCAAAATCCATCATGACTGCTTAA
- the mrpl48 gene encoding large ribosomal subunit protein mL48, with translation MSHFLKKVLMLHNTRALACAATSAQPELFTTHKMPWGVLLTNRQYRSMPTHGIGRYRHLIPKIMPKKKKDKIQMKQIKAPTNTEFGVLNVCVSGYDMTLVEHYSQYIHNLCNHLDIKVEESYAVPTKSTEVMVMQDQGTKMYVDGILKTHERVVQITEMKATLCPIFMDVLLKNQPEGVQLCVKQHTEADFQSRFKARPELEGLIAKMNT, from the exons GTTTTAATGCTACACAACACACGAGCACTGGCTTGCGCAGCAACCTCAGCCCA ACCTGAATTATTTACTACACATAAGATGCCTTGGG GTGTCTTGCTGACTAACAGACAGTATAGATCAATGCCGACACATGGCATTGGAAGGTACAGACATCTTATTCCAAAAATAATG ccaaagaagaagaaggacAAAATCCAAATGAAGCAGATCAAAGCACCGACAAACACAGAGTTTGGTGTGCTTAACGTGTGTGTATCTGGTTATGACATGACACTAGTGGAACATTATTCTCAGTACATTCACAATCTCTGCAATCACTTAGACATCAAAGTTGAAGAGAG CTATGCAGTGCCTACGAAAAGCACAGAGGTCATGGTGATGCAGGACCAAGGCACAAAGATGTATGTGGATGGGATTTTGAAAACGCATGAACGTGTTGTTCAG ATCACTGAAATGAAGGCAACTCTTTGTCCCATATTTATGGATGTACTTCTGAAAAACCAGCCTGAGGGTGTACAGCTCTGTGTGAAGCAG CACACCGAAGCAGATTTCCAGTCCAGATTTAAAGCAAGACCTGAGCTTGAGGGGCTTATTGCAAAAATGaatacttaa